ATGAtggtgtgtttctgtgtattgtTGATGTTGGTGTGATTCTGTCCAGTGTCCAGATGGACGTCAGTCTGACCCCTCCCTCACGATGCGGTCCCCCAGAAGCCCCGCACCGCTCCACACTCCAGgagggtaagcacacttactgccattcaCCTTTCAAAGTAATATGCCTCTACTTTAACTTGAAGCTGTTTAGCTGCATACATCTGTAATCAAACACATCTGCTATATGAACGTATGCATTACAGTTGCAGGGTGTTGTAAATCCTGGTGGTAACAGCAGCTTTGGACTCACATCCCAACACTCACAGATATGACTGCATGCATCTTCTTACGGGGAGCAAAAATCGTAAGTTCGCCGTTATagttattagaatatatttaacattatatagtATTTACAGCTTTAACATTGCCCCACTTTATAAACACAGTCGAGACACATTTTTTGTTCATaggacaaattaatttaaattataatttaattataattttcaattaaaactgaattttttataatttttattatgttttgtagtttatttgtgttagtttcattttatttttaaacaaaagtcAGAAGAAGAAATtgtgtgcaattaaaaaaatgtcattaatggaTTTGTGTTTAGTTTATAACATCATCCCAGTTCATGAACACAGTTAAGACAATTTATATGTTTGtagaaatatgtttatatatatatatatatattagtttagtttttttatttattagttttgttattattattaaagatgtgtgtgtgtatttgaaagATGGAAGTGTGCAGTTAGACAATTGtagttaatttgtgttttattactttttcacATTATCCCACTTTACGtaaataaaaatcctttttattttttaactatgtTTCTTATGTTTTCATTActttagttttataataaatctataataaatctaatttagtgatttttgatgatgttcttttgttgtatttttatgttttgtttttatgaaatggcacgttttatgtgtgtttgtgataatttgtttttaatttattattaaaataatcatgtatttcattcattttatttttaaaaatatatatttacactattttttattaaattttagttgtttttatgttttatcttatgtaatttaattttataataataacaaaagtgtaaatatgataaaaactggAAATGCTGTGCAGTCAGAAGATGGTCTGTGTTGGTCCTGATGCAGCAGACAGACACATGATCGTGATCAGACGCAGTAGATCTATTAACCCTCAGTTCACATGAAACATGCCACTGAGTGCCGTCTGCTTACGGGACACACACTGTGACTGCTTTAAAAGCATTCGTGCCATTATCAAAATGAGGATAAAACAGGCCTTTTAGATTAATCTCAAACCCCTGAACAGACAGAGAGACGTGCAGACGACAGAAACACACCTGACAGGCTTGACCTGTGCTTTTGGTTTTGCAGGACAGAGAACTGGCAGATGATGAGATCGAAGGTAAACACACCTGTCCTCTGGCACATCATCTGGACTCATGTCAATGCTTCAAgccaataaaaatcattttatttcaacaaacTTACATTGTTTTACAGACATAGTCACAGCTGAATGTCAGAGTTGAATGACAAACATTATTGGACATTGCAgaagttttgttattattatcattattgagaagaagaagaaatgtatGGCTATAACTATTGGTAGACATCACagacattgtatttatttatttaaacaattctgATTAGCATTTCATGCATAAGGTTgattactgtaatgtaaaatctGAACCCTTTCTTGTTCTCAGAGTTGAGAGAGGCATTTAATGAATTCGATAAAGATAAAGACGGTCTAATCAGCTGTAAGGACCTGGGGAACCTGATGAGGACGATGGGTTACATGCCGACGGAGATGGAGCTGATCGAGCTGGGCCAGAACATCAGCATGAACCGTACGGCCGGGCGCAGTATTATCTCGATCGCTGTGAGCAAGCACTGCAGTGTTTAGAGAGGtcttctgtgtctctgtctctcagtggGAGGAACGGTGGACTTTGAAGACTTTGTGGAGCTAATGGCGCCGAAGCTTTTGGCCGAAACAGCCGGCATGATCGGAGTGAAGGAACTACGAGACGCTTTCAGAGAGGTGAGAGACAAACCAAAGCTGCGTCGTTAGGGTTAGCACTGCATTATGGGCCGGGGAGCAGTGGGCTTCTGGTTGTCTTCTGTCTGGTCTGCAGTTTGACATGGACGGCGACGGCTCGATCACCTCCGAGGAGCTGAGGAGCGCGATGGCTAAACTACTGGGAGAACACATGAACCACAGAGAGATCGAGGCCGTGGTCCGAGAGGCAGACAACAACGGCGACGGCACGGTCGATTTCGAAGGTGAGAACTGACACACGTTCAGCGCTTACAGATGCTCACTCTGGTGTGAAATGCTCTTCTGCTTCTGTTCTTCTTGCAGAGTTCGTCAGGATGCTGTCAAGCTGCTGAGACATTCATCTTCTGGACGCTGCAGGATCATAAACACAGCTTGCGTGTCCCTAAATATCAGTGCAATGTACAGAAAGATCTTTCCCCATAAACTATGCAAACATGTCAGGCTTTCAGTGCAATACAGAGCTACTGATCTGAGAGATGATGGATGtgcaatatttctgtgaaattaTTATCACGAGTCTAATACTATAACACTTGTCTTTGCAGTATTTTTAATAGATATTTgctcaataaaatacaaaattaggaGTGATgttttctctttgtgtgtgtgtgaacgtgacaccatataatatctaataagatagttattattatccagaatcTATCACTGAGGggtttttgtaaattattaaaggTGCTTTTCATCTATTTTGTCCTGTCTTTTGCTGTGTAATTTAAGACAGTTATTCCACAATCTCACATTAAAATAAGTTATGATGTCTACACTGCATAATCAATCTTGTCATGTTTACACtttgttaattataataagaTGATTCGTGAGTGTGAGAAACATAAGCTCTGAATCTGAtcatgcctctgattggccagtgcGTTCCAGagatcaacagatatgtctgtgattggctacaaagCTCCACGCTGTAAATCGAATGCGTTGACACTCTCCTGATCACAACAAACTTTTGCTGAATCTGTTTTGCCAGTATATGATTACAGCTGCAGACGCTGTGTCTCATTCTGTCAGTGGTTTCAGTGTTTCTGGGTTCAGTCTCCTAATCTCTTCAGCACACTCCACAGCATCATTTATGAATGACTTCCAGTAACTAAATATCTCCATTAATCTGCTGATTctcagaaaagagaaaaaaatatatatataaaaccagaAATCTGTAATCTGTGTGCTGGGCAGATGGTGAAGCCCAGAAATCACTTTTAAGAGAAACGTTCTCTGCAAGATTAAGAGGGATGATGGACGGATGATGGACTGAGAGGCACTGAAAGATTTTGGACTGTTTATGAGCAAATTGATGtgatatcctgaaaaaaaaagaaaaataaaatctacagaTAGAGGAAAATACACCAGACACATGTTTAAAAATGGCCTAAACGAGCCACGTCACTGGATGCACTTTAAAACGAATCATATAAGaggagaaaaatgtatttaaatgtctattaattgcatttgtttgtttgtttgtttatttttaaaagataaatagactgacattgaatatatatatatatatatatatatatatatatatatatataatttggaatatggaatatatttttatatataaaataaaataaaataataaaaaaataaaataaataaaaaaaataaaataaataaaaaataaaatagtgttccaaattatttttaaaagataaatagaCTGACATTggatatatgtttattatatatatgatatattatttggTTTATAAGTTTTTAGACATTGctcaaaattatgaataatagtaggctattattagtaattatgataataatatggAAGAATAATATAATGGAATTTAAAAAACTCTCATACTTCAGATTTTCATCCTAACGACTCTGAGCTTATATTGgttgattattgatttttttgtttgtttgtttttttcttattaatataaATCGACTGgcatagaaaatgtaaaataaaattaataataataattatcatcatcatgataagtgcatatatatatatattgacaaagCTGATAGATTTCAGAACGGACAGCGCTGGGCACAATTATCTCTAAATGgctaaatataattttgatgAATCTGGCTCTAATCTGAGTCACTAATCGCTATCACTCATTCTTAGCAGcataatacatcaaactaaaaCAAGGGCACAGGAACAACCTCAACAGAGACCTCGAGGAGaggtgaaataaataaaagccagaATGCCAGAGCTCATGAGAATCAGAcaacagaagagaagagaggacACTGTGTGATTAGCAAACACACCGAAATCCCAAAACATCCCGGACCAGCTGCTCTAACGAGAGAGAGGGAGCAAATACACAGACAGTGACAGATCACTTTTTTAGGTAGGTGGTAAATACACAGACAGTGACTTTTtatttagaaggaaatatctaACTTacctttttcaaataagtaacaccagttactttgtttccatgtCTTGAGTGACAGGTCTGAATATCTGagatactttttcaaataagtaacaccagGTGGCAACAATTTTAACATGATCtcactgtagttctagactaaatatgaacatatcTTTACTCATctcagcacaaaaacacattcagtgttcctcagaatgaataaaaacagtcaaatgcaaatattacaaacctgcaataaataaatatgcttaatAAGACtattatcatttatgtatttaatcccattttattaaccagtgtcaagtcacctttatttatctaGCTagcaaaacagattgtgtcaaaagcagcttttacagtattaaataggaaatagTGTGtttgctactgaccttcgatgatccaagtcaatcatactaataagcaaaattgacacatttgtgtttaatttttgttattgctgaatagtgcTGAACTTTCTTCTTCTGCATCATATTCTTCttcgccctctactgtacagacgtgaatttacacttccttcagcctgaggcgcattcatttcacttttggtgtgaaaggactTTTACATTTGTCAaagaataacttttttatattaaaaacaaacaagcaaaccctgcccagatttaaaaagtaacttatgATGTAAGTAACATAACATCATAAAAAGcaactaagtaacataattacttacttttttttagggagtaatgcaatattgtaatgcattacttttaaaagtaactttccagAACACTGCTTATCACATTCAGGCCTCATGCTCTGCTACTGTATCTCAGAGACACACACCTGCGGCTCTCATTAACACATTAGCTGCCAGCACAGACTCAATAAACTGTGAAGCGCTGCGGTCAGTAATGACCCAGACCCCCCTCAGAGACGACACGTCCACTTCCCCTCACAAACCACAACTACAACCACAGACCCAGCGCTCACCAAAACCTGCACACAAGCTAACAGATCAGCCCCCCTCAGAGACGACACGTCCACTTCCCCTCACAAaccacaactacaaaaaaaatgtacagtgccTAAATGTACATTAAACGTCTTTGTGTggaacaggtaaactcatcttTCACAGCCTCATTGTGTTTGTAATTATGAACTGTTCTAACTTTCAaggaaagtgttttaaaatgcaaactaAAGCGTTTCAGAAGGTTTAATGGTGGTGATCGTTCAGCTTTTAACTTCTAGCGATTGCATTTACGGTTTTAAAGTCATGTTCGTTTGTGAAGATCATGTTGAACACaacatgtaagaatcataaacttctGCTGGTCACAGAGCTTGTTTTGTGCCATAATCCAAAAAGAGATGGACAATTATTGAAGGAACGGGGCGATGAGAACACTTCCCCTCACAAACCACAACTACAACCACAGACCCAGCGCTCACCAAAACCTGTACACAATCTAATATCCATCAGCTCTGAATCCAGACACGGACAGAGATGCACACAGCTCTCGCTGCGGGAGGAACATCAGCTCACAATCACTCCCCAAACACAACCAGCCaaccaataaatacataaaacactataaacgtaatataatacacatatgtAGGCTTATGGGGATGttgtaatacaataatataatgtactgtaatgttatgtaatataatataatataatattatattatttaaagtatagtttcaacatatacattttaacatttttttaaattagcacaaatatattttattttaaaaagcacaaatatgaattacaatgaacaagtttatttataaattaacattaacatggattaataaatgctgtaaaaatgtacatTGCTAGTGTAATATAGCTAATACATTACCTAATTTCCacaaaatgaattcatttaaaattattttttatttataatttattaaacgtaccatgaattaataaaaaaatccctACTATTATActgttgtttttaactgtattgtGCTTTTTCTCTTCTagctatttctctctctctctctctctctctctctctatctcccttatttctctctttttctttctgtctgtcttccatctatctatctatctatctatctatctatctatctatttttctatatatctatatatatatctatctatctatctatccttttgTTGTAGTTTTGGATAAAATCTTCACATTCGAGGAGAAGCATGATATTACAAGGGCCTTTTTCttgaagaaacatctgagaagtgAAAGTCCATTTGCTTGTCTAAgagatttaatatataaaatctaccttataatttttctttctgcGGGTAAAGTGTGATGTGGATCACTGAGATGTTGAGAGAATCACAGACACCAGCTAAAACAATCTAAAAACCACTAAAAACTCATTGTAGCCATTTGAAAGGAACACAGTCAGTGCTGAAGCAGACATGCACTGATGTTTTAGGTTTGATGTGCTAAGTAAATGTGAAACAGTGAGTGCTGGGCCCAAAAGATGGAGGCT
This region of Cyprinus carpio isolate SPL01 chromosome B12, ASM1834038v1, whole genome shotgun sequence genomic DNA includes:
- the LOC109063883 gene encoding calcium-binding protein 5-like isoform X1 encodes the protein MTACIFLRGAKIDRELADDEIEELREAFNEFDKDKDGLISCKDLGNLMRTMGYMPTEMELIELGQNISMNLGGTVDFEDFVELMAPKLLAETAGMIGVKELRDAFREFDMDGDGSITSEELRSAMAKLLGEHMNHREIEAVVREADNNGDGTVDFEEFVRMLSSC
- the LOC109063883 gene encoding calcium-binding protein 5-like isoform X2, with translation MHLLTGSKNQLREAFNEFDKDKDGLISCKDLGNLMRTMGYMPTEMELIELGQNISMNLGGTVDFEDFVELMAPKLLAETAGMIGVKELRDAFREFDMDGDGSITSEELRSAMAKLLGEHMNHREIEAVVREADNNGDGTVDFEEFVRMLSSC